From Camelina sativa cultivar DH55 chromosome 7, Cs, whole genome shotgun sequence, one genomic window encodes:
- the LOC109124712 gene encoding casein kinase 1-like protein 2, which produces MEPRVGNKFRLGKKIGGGSFGEIYLGTNIQTNEEVAIKLESVKTKHPQLLYESKLYKVLQGGTGVPNVKWYGVEGDYNVLVIDLLGPSLEDLFNFCSRKLSLKTVLMLADQMINRIEFVHQKSFLHRDIKPDNFLMGLGRRANQVYVIDFGLAKKYRDSNHQHIPYRENKNLTGTARYASMNTHLGIEQSRRDDLESLGFVLMYFLKGSLPWQGLKAGNKKQKYEKISEKKVSTSIESLCRGYPSEFASYFHYCRSLRFDDKPDYAYLKRLFRDLFIREGFQFDYVFDWTILKYQQSQISTPPPRHHGPGVGPSSGLPPAIASAERPSGGDEARPSGWSSGIPRRSPGPIFNSGSLSKQKAPVSSDPAISKDVVLSSSSFLRATGSSRRAAVSSSREAAVLGTDSEPSNPQIFEAGSGSNSKIPVGRSSLIVSAEINKLSSPTRATTSVMKNYEANLKGIESLHF; this is translated from the exons ATGGAGCCTCGAGTCGGAAACAAGTTTCGGCTCGGAAAGAAGATCGGCGGCGGATCATTCGGAGAGATCTATCTTG GTACCAATATCCAGACGAATGAAGAAGTGGCTATTAAACTT gaAAGCGTGAAAACTAAGCATCCTCAGTTGCTGTACGAATCAAAATTGTATAAAGTATTACAAGGAGGAA CTGGCGTTCCAAACGTTAAATGGTATGGTGTTGAAGGGGACTATAATGTCCTCGTGATAGACTTATTGGGGCCTAGCCTTGAAGATCTATTCAATTTCTGTAGTAGGAAACTCTCACTAAAGACTGTACTAATGCTTGCAGATCAAATG ATCAATCGCATTGAGTTTGTCCATCAGAAGTCGTTTCTACATCGGGACATCAAGCCTGACAACTTTCTGATGGGTCTTGGAAGGCGCGCAAATCAG GTATATGTCATCGACTTTGGTCTGGCAAAGAAGTATAGAGattcaaatcatcaacatattcCTTACAG ggaaaacaaaaacttgactGGAACTGCTAGATACGCTAGCATGAACACTCACCTTGGCATTG AACAAAGTCGTAGAGATGATCTGGAGTCACTTGGATTTGTTCTCATGTACTTCTTAAAAGGAAG TCTTCCTTGGCAAGGACTGAAAGCTGGCAATAAGAAGCAGAAGTATGAGAAAATCAGTGAAAAGAAAGTATCGACATCTATTGAG tCTTTATGCCGAGGTTATCCGTCTGAATTTGCATCCTATTTCCATTATTGCCGTTCTCTGAGATTCGACGACAAGCCAGACTATGCCTACCTGAAACGGCTTTTCCGCGACCTGTTTATTCGTGAAG GCTTCCAGTTTGATTATGTATTTGATTGGACGATCTTGAAGTATCAGCAATCACAAATTtctactcctcctcctcgtcaTCAT GGTCCTGGAGTTGGGCCAAGCTCTGGCCTCCCCCCTGCCATTGCTAGTGCTGAGAGGCCATCAG GTGGCGACGAAGCTAGACCTTCTGGCTGGTCATCAGGAATCCCTAGACGAAGTCCTGGACCAATTTTTAACTCAGGAAGCTTGTCTAAACAAAAAGCACCAGTTTCAAGTGATCCTGCAATATCTAAAGATGTAGTG TTATCAAGCTCTAGTTTCCTCCGCGCAACTGGGTCATCAAGACGTGCTGCTGTATCCAGTAGTCGTGAGGCTGCAGTTCTGGGAACTGATTCTGAGCCATCAAACCCTCAAATCTTTGAAGCTGGATCAGGTTCCAACTCAAAGATCCCTGTTGGTCGAAGCTCCCTTATCGTCTCAGCTGAGATCAACAAGCTGTCATCACCTACAAGGGCAACTACTTCAGTCATGAAGAACTATGAAGCTAATCTTAAAGGGATCGAGAGTCTTCATTTTTAG
- the LOC104701953 gene encoding probable phospholipid-transporting ATPase 5: MARGRIRSKLGLSHLYTFGCLRPSTLEGQDSQPIQGPGFSRTVFCNQPHMHKKKPLRYRSNYVSTTRYNLITFFPKSLYEQFHRAANLYFLVAAILSVFPLSPFNKWSMIAPLVFVVGLSMLKEALEDWRRFMQDVKINARKTCVHKSDGVFRQRKWKKVSVGDIVKVEKDEFFPADLLLLSSSYDDGICYVETMNLDGETNLKVKRSLDLSVPLDDDESFKNFMATVRCEDPNPNLYTFVGNLEYERQTFPLDPSQILLRDSKLRNTTYVYGVVVFTGFDTKVMQNSTKSPSKRSRIERTMDYIIYTLLVLLILISCISSSGFAWETEFHMPKMWYLRPAEPIDFTNPTNPIYAGVVHLITALLLYGYLIPISLYVSIEVVKVWQASFINQDLHMYDDESGVPAQARTSNLNEELGQVHTILSDKTGTLTCNQMDFLKCSIAGTSYGVRSSEVELAAAKQMAVDLEEHGEISSTPQSQTKVYGTWDSSRTQEIEVEGCTNEGGDNGYNNNRRAPIKGFGFEDIRLMNGNWLRESQPNDILQFFRILAICHTAIPELNEETGKYTYEAESPDEASFLAAAREFGFEFFKRTQSSVVIRERFSGSGQIIEREYKVLNLLEFTSKRKRMTVIVRDEEGQILLLCKGADSIIFERLAKNGKTYLGPTTRHLTEYGEAGLRTLALAYRKLDEDEYAAWNSEFLKAKTSIGSDREELLETGADMIEKELILIGATAVEDKLQKGVPQCIDKLAQAGLKLWVLTGDKMETAINIGFACSLLRQGMRQICITSMSSEGGSQDSKRVVKENILNQLTKAVQMVKLEKDPHAAFALIIDGKTLTYALEDDMKYQFLALAVDCASVICCRVSPKQKALVVRLVKEGTGKTTLAIGDGANDVGMIQEADIGVGISGVEGMQAVMASDFSIAQFRFLERLLVVHGHWCYKRIAQMICYFFYKNIAFGLTLFYFEAFTGFSGQSVYNDYYLLLFNVVLTSLPVIALGVFEQDVSSEICLQFPALYQQGTKNLFFDWSRILGWMCNGVYASLVIFFLNIGIIYSQAFRDGGQTADMDAVGTTMFTCIIWAANVQIALTMSHFTWIQHVLIWGSIGMWYLFVAIYSMTPPSLSGNIYRILDEVLAPAPIYWMATLLVTVAAVLPYVAHISFQRFLNPLDHHIIQEIKYYGRDIEDARLWTRERTKAREKTKIGFTARVDAKIRHLRSKLNKKQSNLSHFSAQDAMSPRSL, from the exons ATGGCTCGAGGTAGAATAAGATCGAAGCTGGGACTAAGCCATCTTTATACATTTGGATGTCTAAGGCCTAGTACGCTTGAAGGTCAAGACTCTCAACCAATCCAAGGTCCAGGATTTAGCAGGACCGTGTTCTGTAACCAGCCTCATATGCACAAGAAGAAGCCTTTGAGATATCGTTCTAATTACGTCTCTACCACGAGATACAATCTCATCACTTTCTTCCCCAAGTCCTTGTACGAGCAGTTCCACCGTGCCGCAAATCTCTACTTCTTGGTAGCTGCGATCCTCTCCGTGTTTCCTCTCTCACCGTTCAACAAATGGAGCATGATTGCTCCCTTGGTCTTTGTTGTTGGGCTTAGTATGTTAAAAGAGGCTCTAGAAGATTGGCGTAGGTTTATGCAAGATGTGAAGATCAATGCTCGGAAAACTTGTGTTCATAAAAGTGACGGTGTGTTTCGTCAGAGGAAGTGGAAGAAGGTTAGCGTTGGGGATATTGTGAAAGTGGAGAAGGACGAGTTCTTCCCTGCTGATTTGCTTCTTTTGTCGTCAAGTTACGATGATGGGATTTGCTACGTTGAGACGATGAACTTAGATGGTGAAACAAACTTGAAAGTGAAGAGATCCTTGGATTTGTCAGTGCCACTAGATGATGATGAGTCTTTCAAGAACTTCATGGCGACGGTAAGATGTGAAGATCCAAACCCGAATCTCTATACCTTTGTTGGCAATCTAGAGTATGAGCGGCAAACATTTCCTCTGGATCCAAGTCAAATTCTCTTAAGAGACTCAAAGCTTAGGAATACAACCTACGTTTATGGAGTTGTGGTATTTACTGGTTTTGATACCAAAGTTATGCAGAATTCAACAAAATCGCCTTCCAAGAGAAGCAGAATCGAAAGAACAATGGACTACATCATCTACACACTTCTTGTCCTACTTATTTTAATCTCTTGCATCAGCTCATCAGGATTTGCTTGGGAGACAGAGTTTCACATGCCAAAAATGTGGTACTTACGACCTGCCGAGCCTATAGATTTTACAAATCCGACCAATCCAATCTACGCTGGGGTTGTCCATCTGATCACTGCTCTATTGCTTTACGGCTATTTGATTCCAATCTCTCTTTATGTTTCAATCGAGGTTGTCAAAGTCTGGCAAGCAAGTTTCATCAACCAAGATTTACACATGTATGATGATGAGAGTGGAGTTCCTGCACAAGCGCGCACATCGAATCTAAACGAAGAGCTTGGTCAGGTTCATACTATCCTCTCCGACAAAACAGGAACTTTGACATGTAATCAGATGGATTTCTTGAAATGCTCCATTGCTGGCACTTCTTATGGTGTGCGTTCCAGCGAAGTAGAACTTGCTGCTGCAAAGCAGATGGCTGTAGATCTTGAAGAGCACGGAGAGATATCGAGTACTCCTCAGTCTCAGACTAAAGTGTATGGTACATGGGACAGTAGCCGTACACAAGAAATCGAGGTGGAAGGTTGCACAAATGAGGGAGGGGATAATGGCTATAATAATAATCGTAGAGCTCCTATAAAGGGATTTGGTTTTGAGGATATCAGACTTATGAATGGTAATTGGTTGAGGGAATCACAACCAAATGACATATTGCAGTTCTTCCGCATATTAGCTATTTGTCACACAGCTATTCCCGAGCTGAACGAGGAGACTGGTAAGTACACCTACGAAGCAGAGTCACCTGATGAGGCTTCTTTTCTTGCTGCTGCTAGagagtttggttttgagtttttcaaGAGAACCCAGTCAAGCGTTGTTATCCGCGAGAGGTTCTCTGGTTCAGGGCAAATAATCGAAAG GGAGTATAAAGTTCTGAATTTGTTGGAATTTACTAGCAAAAGAAAGCGGATGACAGTAATTGTACGAGATGAGGAAGGGCAGATTCTTCTACTATGCAAAGGAGCTGACAG CATCATCTTTGAGCGGTTGGCAAAGAATGGGAAGACATACTTGGGACCTACCACAAGGCATTTGACTGAATATGGAGAAGCCGGGCTCCGTACACTCGCACTCGCGTACAGAAAGCTTGATGAGGATGAATATGCAGCTTGGAACTCTGAGTTTCTTAAGGCCAAAACTTCAATAGGATCTGATAGAGAGGAGCTGCTTGAGACGGGAGCGGATATGATTGAAAAAGAACTTATCCTTATTGGTGCTACTGCTGTGGAGGACAAACTCCAGAAAGGG GTGCCCCAATGCATAGATAAACTTGCTCAAGCTGGGCTCAAGTTATGGGTATTAACTGGGGACAAAATGGAAACAGCAATCAATATTGG ATTCGCATGTAGTTTACTTCGACAGGGCATGAGACAAATCTGCATAACATCGATGAGTTCAGAAGGAGGATCCCAAGATTCAAAAAGG GTTGTGAAAGAGAACATTTTGAATCAACTCACTAAAGCTGTACAAATGGTGAAGCTAGAGAAGGATCCGCACGCTGCGTTTGCTTTGATCATTGACGGGAAAACTCTAACTTATGCATTAGAGGATGATATGAAGTATCAATTCTTGGCTTTGGCAGTGGATTGTGCATCAGTCATTTGCTGTCGCGTGTCTCCTAAGCAGAAAGCTTTG GTTGTTAGGTTGGTTAAAGAGGGAACTGGAAAAACCACATTGGCAATAGGTGATGGTGCAAATGATGTTGGGATGATTCAAGAAGCTGACATTGGTGTAGGAATTAGTGGGGTTGAAGgaatgcag GCTGTTATGGCTAGTGACTTTTCGATTGCCCAGTTCCGGTTTTTGGAACGATTACTCGTCGTCCATGGACACTGGTGCTACAAAAGAATAGCTCAAATG ATCTGCTATTTCTTCTACAAAAACATAGCATTTGGTCTCACTCTCTTCTACTTCGAGGCTTTCACCGGATTTTCCGGGCAATCAGTGTACAATGACTACTACTTGTTGCTCTTCAATGTTGTTCTTACCTCATTGCCAGTGATTGCCCTTGGTGTCTTTGAACAGGATGTTTCCTCCGAGATATGCTTACAG TTCCCAGCTTTATACCAACAAGGCACAAAGAACCTCTTCTTCGATTGGTCAAGAATACTTGGATGGATGTGCAATGGTGTCTATGCATCTCTTGTCATATTCTTCCTCAACATCGGAATTATTTACTCTCAAGCTTTCAGAGACGGAGGACAAACAGCTGACATGGATGCTGTTGGCACAACCATGTTCACTTGCATAATATGGGCAGCCAATGTTCAAATCGCATTAACAATGTCCCATTTCACTTGGATCCAACACGTTTTGATATGGGGAAGCATCGGTATGTGGTATCTCTTTGTGGCGATATACAGTATGACGCCTCCGAGTCTGTCTGGAAACATTTACAGGATTCTTGATGAGGTTCTTGCTCCTGCACCAATCTACTGGATGGCTACATTGTTGGTCACAGTGGCAGCAGTTCTTCCTTACGTTGCTCACATTTCTTTCCAGAGATTCTTGAATCCGCTAGATCATCATATCATACAAGAGATCAAATACTACGGAAGAGATATCGAAGATGCGAGATTGTGGACCAGAGAGCGTACAAAagcaagagagaagacaaagatcGGGTTCACAGCTAGAGTGGATGCAAAAATCAGGCATCTACGGTCGAAACTGAACAAGAAACAGTCAAACCTCTCACATTTTTCAGCTCAAGACGCAATGTCACCTAGATCATTGTAG
- the LOC104701956 gene encoding eukaryotic initiation factor 4A-3 has translation MAGMASDGTQYDPRQFDTKMNAILGEEGEETFYTNYDEVCDSFDAMDLKTDLLRGIYAYGFEKPSAIQQRGIIPFCKGLDVIQQAQSGTGKTATFCSGVLQQLDYSLVQCQALVLAPTRELAQQIEKVMRALGDYLGVKAQACVGGTSVREDQRVLQSGVHVVVGTPGRVFDLLRRQSLRADAIKMFVLDEADEMLSRGFKDQIYDIFQLLPSKVQVGVFSATMPPEALEITRKFMNKPVRILVKRDELTLEGIKQFYVNVDKEEWKLETLCDLYETLAITQSVIFVNTRRKVDWLTDKMRSRDHTVSATHGDMDQNTRDIIMREFRSGSSRVLITTDLLARGIDVQQVSLVINFDLPTQPENYLHRIGRSGRFGRKGVAINFMTTEDERMLSDIQKFYNVVVEELPSNVADLL, from the exons ATGGCAGGAATGGCCTCTGATGGAACCCAATATGATCCTCGTCAGTTTGATACTAAGATGAATGCCAT ACTCGGCGAGGAAGGCGAGGAAACATTCTACACTAACTATGACGAAGTTTGCGATAGCTTTGATGCTATGGACTTGAAGACTGATCTTCTTAGGGGTATTTATGCTTACG GTTTTGAGAAGCCTTCTGCTATTCAGCAGAGAGGAATTATTCCATTCTGTAAGGGTCTTGATGTGATCCAGCAAGCTCAGTCTGGAACTGGAAAAACCGCTACCTTTTGCTCTGGCGTTTTGCAGCAGCTCGATTACAGTTTGGTTCAGTGCCAAGCTCTGGTTTTGGCGCCTACCCGAGAACTCGCCCAGCAAATCGAAAAGGTCATGAGGGCACTTGGTGATTACCTTGGTGTCAAGGCTCAGGCTTGTGTTGGTGGAACAAGTGTCCGTGAGGATCAACGTGTTCTTCAGTCTGGTGttcatgttgttgttggaaCCCCTGGTCGTGTCTTTGACTTGTTGCGTAGACAATCCCTCCGCGCTGATGCTATCAAAATGTTTGTTCTCGATGAAGCTGATGAAATGCTCTCTCGTGGTTTCAAGGATCAG ATATACGACATCTTCCAGCTTCTTCCTTCCAAGGTTCAGGTTGGTGTTTTCTCAGCTACAATGCCACCTGAAGCCCTTGAGATCACAAGGAAGTTCATGAACAAACCAGTCAGGATTCTGGTTAAGAGAGATGAGCTGACTCTTGAAGGTATCAAGCAGTTTTATGTCAATGTAGACAAGGAAGAGTGGAAACTCGAGACACTATGCGATCTCTATGAGACTCTGGCAATCACACAAAGTGTCATCTTTGTCAACACAAGGCGTAAGGTTGATTGGCTAACCGATAAAATGAGAAGCCGTGACCACACTGTCTCAGCCACACACGGAGACATGGACCAGAACACAAGAGACATCATCATGCGCGAATTCCGCTCTGGATCTTCCCGTGTCCTCATTACCACTGACCTCCTTGCACGTGGTATCGATGTTCAGCAAGTCTCTCTGGTCATAAACTTTGACCTCCCAACCCAACCGGAGAACTACCTTCACCGTATTGGAAGAAGTGGAAGGTTTGGAAGAAAAGGAGTGGCAATCAATTTCATGACAactgaagatgagagaatgtTGTCTGATATTCAGAAGTTTTACAATGTGGTCGTTGAGGAGTTGCCAAGCAATGTTGCTGATCTTCtctga
- the LOC104701955 gene encoding uncharacterized protein LOC104701955 — MFRSKSCREEIRSSSTKYHCFSNGENSEAGAPSPTNQQPPVMMRSYSTSTYNTYKNPTTMNPTTMVRDDSNSKYSKRSNKLKKKALKGLCEAEIQRKKRVAAYNVYGVEGRVKGSMKKSFKWFKETCSNAVYGLW, encoded by the exons ATGTTCAGATCCAAGTCATGCAGAGAAGAGATCAGAAGCAGCAGCACCAAGTACCACTGCTTCAGTAATGGAGAAAATTCAGAAGCAGGAGCACCTAGCCCAACAAACCAGCAGCCTCCAGTGATGATGAGATCTTACAGCACATCAACTTATAATACATACAAGAATCCAACAACAATG AATCCAACAACAATGGTTAGAGACGATTCCAACAGTAAGTACTCGAAAAGAAGCAAtaagttgaagaagaaagcGTTAAAGGGTCTGTGTGAGGCAGAgattcagaggaagaagagagtggcTGCTTATAATGTGTACGGTGTTGAAGGAAGAGTGAAGGGATCTATGAAGAAGAGCTTCAAATGGTTCAAAGAGACTTGTTCAAATGCTGTTTATGGTTTGTGGTGA